In Lonchura striata isolate bLonStr1 chromosome 2, bLonStr1.mat, whole genome shotgun sequence, a single genomic region encodes these proteins:
- the TAGLN3 gene encoding transgelin-3, translating into MANRGPSYGLSREVQEKIEQKYDAELESRLVNWIIVQCGEQIEHPPPGRQHFQTWLMDGTLLCKLINSLHPKGNEPIAKISESKMAFKQMEQISQFLKAAEIYGVRTTDIFQTVDLWEGKDMAAVQRTLMALGSLAVTKDDGCYKGDPSWFHRKAQQNRRGFSEEQLRQGQNVIGLQMGSNKGASQSGMTGYGMPRQII; encoded by the exons ATGGCTAACAGAGGACCAAGCTATGGCTTAAGCCGAGAAGTTCAGGAAAAGATTGAACAGAAATACGACGCAGAATTAGAGTCTAGGCTGGTGAACTGGATTATTGTACAGTGTGGAGAACAGATAGAGCACCCTCCTCCTGGAAGGCAACATTTTCAGACCTGGTTGATGGATGGAACA CTGTTATGCAAGTTAATAAACAGTTTGCATCCAAAGGGAAATGAGCCTATTGCAAAGATCTCTGAATCAAAAATGGCTTTCAAGCAGATGGAACAAATATCTCAGTTCTTAAAAGCTGCTGAAATCTACGGAGTAAGAACAACAGATATTTTCCAGACAGTGGATTTATGGGAAG GGAAGGACATGGCAGCAGTGCAGAGAACCTTAATGGCTTTGGGCAGTTTGGCAGTCACCAAGGATGATGGCTGCTACAAAGGAGATCCATCCTGGTTCCACAG GAAAGCACAGCAGAATCGACGAGGATTTTCAGAAGAGCAGCTTCGGCAGGGACAGAACGTAATAGGCCTTCAGATGGGCAGCAACAAAGGAGCATCACAGTCGGGTATGACAGGCTATGGGATGCCAAGGCAGATCATTTAA